Part of the Triticum urartu cultivar G1812 chromosome 2, Tu2.1, whole genome shotgun sequence genome, CGAGTCTATTAAATACTTATTTTTTGAATGTAAGTTCGCTCGGGCAGTTTGGGTCATAGTTCAAGTAGCTTCAAATTTATACCCCGCATGTAGTGCATATAACATGTTCAGCAACTGGTTGCGGGGTATTGATAAACATATTCTGCATATATTTTTATGAGGGCGGCTGCCTTATGTTGGGCATTGTGGCTTACAAAAATGATGTGGTTTTTAATAATAGATGTGTCTCATCTTCTATGCAGGTTATTCATGTATGTACGTGATGGCTCCGTACTTGGTCTATCCTGCAGAGGTCGGAGGATAGGGACCTTTTTATAATGGCGTCTACACGGCTGGAGCGTACGGCAGGGAGGTTTTCTCCCCCCATGGATGGCGGTGTGATCTTCGGATAGGATCTGCCACACCATAGGCTGGACTGTTTTATTATTTTAGCTGTAAAACGATATTTATTTTTGGGTCGGTTGGACTTATTGGCTGTGTGCATCAAGCTATGCAGTGGCCGAACTTTCTTTCGATGCGATTATATCACCTTGATATATCAATTCTATGAAATGTCATTTATCAAAAAAGATGATATCCTTAGTAGCACATAGAAAACCTTGACATGGCTATGTCAAGGTTTTCTATGTGCAACTCGTTAAACAACTATACTATTGGCGTGTCCTTGGTAGATGATATCTTTGATTGTGCTTGTTCCCTTCAATCAAAAGTAATTTACTATTGATGTATCCTTAGTAGATGATACCCTGCATGTATCAGAGGCAGAAAATGAGTTTTAACATCTCCTTCTCCGAAGAAGAAATTAAGGATGCGGTTTTTTAGACGGAACATAACAAGGCTCTCGGGCTAGATGCCTTCTCGACCAAATTTTACCACTTTCTAGGATGTGATTAATGGGGAGATTGGAGGTCCAAAAAGATATGTGTAATAACTAGTGATGTAGTATTTGAGACGTCGATCTCCCGTAATTCGTCCCTTATCTTGGTTCGGCGTGAAAAATCATTTCTTCCAATGTCAGCCATTGGCTAGCATGTGGAAGTATTTCAAATTATTAATAGAGGTTAGACATATTAATAGAAGGATATCCAAAATAGGCACTAGCGTATCTGTGAGTAAAGTGCATATTAAATAATTTCGGTATCCATCATCAATATGTGGGGCATTAATGAATATCTGAACAGCGAGGTGGCAAATTTATGCAAGTTAGGACCGATTAATAACATGGTATCCAAAATGAGCATCAACACATACATATATGTGCATAGAGTGGACAGTACGCTTTGATGATGTGTGCCAAAAAGATCTTTGTAATATTAGCGAAGTGTTTGAGACGTCGATCTCCCGCAATCCGTCCCTCATATTGGTTCGGCATGAAAATTATTTTCATCCTATGTCTGTCATTGGACAGCATATGAAAGTATTTCATATTATCATTAGAAGCTTGACATATCAATAGGAGGATGTCCAAAATAGGCACTAGCGTATATGCGAGTAAAGTGCAAACAAAAATAATTTGGCTATCCATCATCACTATGTGTTGCATTAGTGAATATCTGAACAACAAAGTGGCAGATTTATGTATGTTGGGAGCCATTAACAACATGAGATCCAAAATGATCATCAGCATATACATATATGTGCGTAGAGTGGACAATAATGATTGCATATCCGTGGCCAAGCTTTGATAATGCATACCAAAAAGTCTTTGTAATAATTAGTAATATAGCGTTTGAGATGTCGGTCTCTCGCAATTTGTCCCTCGGCATGGTTCGGcgtgaaaattcatttcttcctATGTCTGTCATTGGCCAGCATACGAATATATTTAGTATTATTATTAGAAGTTAAGACATATTAGCAGGAGGATATCCAAAATAGGCACTAGGATATTTGTGAGTAAAGCGCACACTAAATAATTTGGGTATCCATCGTCAATGTGTGTTGCATTAATGAATATATGAACATCGAGGTGACGAATTTATGCAAGTTAGGACTGACTAATAACATGAGATCCAAAATGAGCATGAACACATACATATATGTGCACAGAGTGGTCAATAATGATTGCATAACCGTGGCCAAGTTGTATATATTGCATTTATGAAACCCCATTGTATCCACTATATATAAATCTCAACAAACGTACATCGCCTTCATCCATCTCTGTCCAGTACAACCTTCTACATCATTTATCTCTGTCTCTCTCATTATTCATACAACTTTGCCTTTCTAGATAGCCTCATAGTTATGGCAACTATATCTACGACATCCATGGTCGTCTCCGCCATTGTTACCATGCTCCTTTCCATGGCTATCGCTGCTCAAGCTAGCAATGTCGGTGCTGGAAAGCCTGCGACCAATTTATTGGTGCAAGCATGCAAGAATGCTTCAATCAACTCTGAAAAAGTCCAAGAAATCACAGAGGAATTCTGCATCTCAACACTACAGTCAAACAACCGGACGGTTGAGGCTAAGGACCTTCGTGACCTGGCGCTCATCGGTGTCGACGTCCTCAGGGGTAGCTTAGTCACTGCGAGTGGCAAGATCAAGGAAATGCTATGAAGCGCCAAGAACGGCACATCAACGGCGCGTCGCCTCAACTTTTGTGAGGTGGACTGCAACGTCATGGTGAGCGTCCTAGACGTCTGCACCGCCTTGCTCAGAGACTACCGTGGCGATAACAGCAGCGACACCGATGGGTCACCGTCATTTGTGTTGCCTGACTGTGTGGAGAAGACGCAGGGCCTTGTCGCCTACTGCTGGGTTTAGCTTAGTGGTATTCCGCCGGGGCGAGATGTTGATGCGCGGCTCAAGAAATTCACTGAGCTGAGCAGGCTGGCCGCCCTCAACACTGCCTTGCTCGCACCATACAATGATGTTATTTAATTTGAGGCAGAAATGATACAATATTACTAATTTTTATTTGGAATAATATTAATAAATAAAGTGATGTCGTTGTGACATCAGTTTTTTTACGTAGTAATACGTGTCTCATTAATAAAATAAAAATTCACTTACAAGCCATCGACATTACAGGACTGAAAAGATATTTTGTGTTTTCCTTATTTTGAGTACTATATACAGTACGTATTTTACGAGAGGAAAACTATGGGTGCCATATTTTTGGGTTTCTACTAGGGGAGGGAAACCTTGAGCGGGACATGCTGTCTGGCTACTCGTCGGCTTCCTCAATCCTCACACCGCCACCGCTGAAAATCCCAGGAAGGTAGCGAGTGCCTAGCTAAATCGGCAGGCGTCGCCGCTACTCTACCGGCTTCGGTACGATGCTTGCGCTCTGATCAGTGTATGCTCTCGCGGATCCTGCCGAGCTCCTTGTTGCAGGGCTCCGCGCGCCACCTGCTCGACGGAATGCCTGGCTCGACACGCCGCAGCCCGCAGGTAAGCACCCCGCTGGCCGCTGCGAACCCAATTCAGGAACTTCTTGAACTGAAAAGCGATTGCGCACGGACAACGCACACAGAGTAGCTACATATACTCGATCTTTCTGACATCACATCAGAGAGCATTTTACATAGTGCTACTGTACTGTATTACATTACATGGCTTTGATAATTTTTCCAAATCGCCTGAATAATCTAGCTAGTCCCGTCCATTGTACATCCTATATCGTCTTTGTCTGGGTGGGTTTCGTGAGTGCTTGTCGTCTGGAGAAAGGCCGTGTGGTGTGTGTGAGCGGTCTTTCTGCCGGGCTCTGCTGTGCGCCTAGTTGGGTTCATGCCGATTTCGCCGCCGTTCAATTGTTTGTGGTGCTTTAGAACCCCTTGGATCTCCGTGAGTACTCCTTGATGAGCCTGGAGAATTCAGAGTTCTCGTCCTCCAGTAATCTCGACGGCGTGTCGTATTCTATAATTCTTCCTGCTCAGCACAAACGAGTACAGATCTTAGCACTGCAGCAGCTAGGTCCTAAAATGTGGATAAATATTTTGGGTTCTTCGATGACCTGGCTTACCTTCGCTGAAGACGAGAATAAGATCACTGTCGATAACTGTGTGAATTCTATGTGCTACTGTCAGCACCGTGCAGTCCCCAAACTCCTCACGGAGTGTTTGCTGGATAATTGCATCTGTAGATGAGTCAACTGAAGCCGTTGCCTCATCGAGGACAAGGACATTGCTTCGCTTCAGTAGAACCCTTCCCAGGCAAAACAACTGCCTCTGTCCGACACTCCAGTTTTCCCCATTTTCGACAACTGCAGGAGAAATCTTATTTGATCATCTCAATGGAGATATACATAATCTCTTAGCCAATCTAGCATATGTGTGCTATTGTACACAAAAACAAACCTGTTGAGTCcagcttctttgggctttgacgAACTATGTCACCAAGCTGGCATTTGTCCAATGTCTGGCCAAAAGAAATGTACACTTGTGTTCAGTAGAGGAATTACATCTTTCCGTTCTTTTAACCATTACAATTTTTCGACAATTTCTCCTGTTCTTTTTGTTCATTATATAGATATATTTGAAGAATAGATTTGATAAGGTTGCAATCTGTATGAAACATTGCATCAGCTTCGGTATTTGCAATTGTAAAAGTGACCATCCAAATATGTTTCCTAGAGTACGCTGTCAGAAATTTTGACCTTTCATAGATTAACATAATCACGAGATCATATTTTATCAGCATAAACGGTTATTGATATTTACGTTGAAAAGATACCATTATCCAGAACTATTGTTTTGCAACATGGACTATTGGCAATAATGAGCAATGATACGAGGTGTTAGGCTCTCTTTTGCTGCACATGCTATATAATTTACTCTCTTATAATTAAAACATGTATAATTGACTTATTTACCTCCCATATATGTTGGTCAGAATATTCATTCAGTGGATCAAGATTTCCTCTCACTGTGCCCTCAAACATGGTTGGATCTTGTGGGATGATGCTAAGTCTGCCTCGTAAATCATGCAACCCGATTTTGCTGAGATCAACATCGTCAATTTCTATTGTTCCTACCCTTGGTTCAACAATCCGGAAAAGTGCTTGAATCAAAGTTGACTTTCCACTTCCGGTACGTCCAACAATCCCCACCTTCTTCCGTCCTGGAATTGTACATGATATATTTCTTAAAACAGATGGGAGATGCTCTGCATATCGAACCTGTAAAAGCAAATAGTTACATTAGGTGGCCTCATCTGAGCATGCACATATTTTACAAGAAAATACAAAAATAAAAGAGATTATATTTTATTAAAAAGTACGAGCTTCCCTTCTACTATATTGTAGAGAATGTAAGGGTTTGCTTATATGTCAATAACTCAGCAAGCATTCTTTTATCTGCCACTTTTGTTGTTCATTTTCTCATATGTCTTTTTATTTTTCAACATGTACCATGTAATTTTGTATCGTTCCATACAAGTCATGATTAGTCTGTCCTGGATTATCCAACTATTCTCTTTTTCTGATAGAACATTAAACTGTTATGAACTATGAGCTTTTCTAATATGAGTGTTGCTTGGGAAGATATTTCTGCAAGCTGGTTTAGCCTGCTATAGAGCAAATGTTTATTCAAACTTAATAAGTTGTGTTTGTAGGCTAATATACCCCAGCGATAGAATAAATATTATGTCATATACATATGCATACGCGTGCTTATTTAGGGTGGTTAGCCATAAGTGATAACTCGCAGTAACATCATGCATACCTCCAAATTTCTTATATTAATAGTCCCATCCTTTGGCCAGCTGTTTGGGGGCCGGTGATCGTCAACTATTAGAGGAGCCTCACTAGGGATCCTTGAGTACTGCATTATTCTTTCAACTGAAATCATTTTATTCTCTGTGTTGCAAATGTTCCAGGTTATAGATGACAACTGCCCATTGAGGTTCAGTGCATAAGTCACTGCAAGTCCAGCGATGCCTGTACATACAATTATGTCAGTTTTGCAGCCACCAAAAATCAGTGATCGGAGTATAGACTGCAAAAATGAATCAACTATAACTTGTCTGCATGAAAAAACTTACTTGGATTTATAAAACCTTCGGGAAGACTCACCAACAGAGTCAAAGAAAAGGCAAAGACAAAGTTAGATAGCATGTTTAGCCTGAAGCAAAGCCACTCGATAGCTGAGATGTTATGGAACCATGGTCGTGAGTGGTTGTTAACAAGACTGATGTTTGCTTTTCTGAAACGGTCTTTCTGTCCATATGCTCTAATACTTGCCGCTCCTGTAAGTGATTCCGCGAAATGATGGAGGATTGGAGCCCTTTGAATTTGTGAGAGACGAGCCAGCTCTCTCGCTGTTGGTATGTAGTACCTCTGCATGTCACAGGAAAATATTGGATTCAGTGCTTTGTTAAAAGAATCTATCAAGGAGGAAATTTTCACTTATGGCTTCCTGGAATTCATCGTGCACAGAAGTAAATTGGTGCAGACAATGTACTAGGACAAGTTAAATCTAGTGCAAGAATATCATAATGGGGAGCTCTTACTTGAAACACATAACAGATTGCTGTCACTGGAATAAAGATGGCAAAAACTGGCCACGCAACTTGTGACATAACTCCAATGGTCCCCAGAATTTGTATAACTGAAAACGCGCACCAACCAAGCTTGCTTGCTATTTCCAGATCTAAAACACTTTGGTCACTGGAGACCTGTTACAATGTACAGTACACAGTTATTAATTTTAAGGTGCGTGGGAACAAGGCAGTACAGAATTGATGTGAGGAGTAATTGAACACCAACCCTGTTTAGGATCCTGCCAGTGGGTGTGGAATCAAAGAAGGACATGGGAGCTCGGAGAATGCAATGGAGCATATTCTTGAAGAACTTCTCTGCTGTTAACAGGCCAACAAGTGACACAAGCATAGACCGACCAAAAACACATAGTGCACTTCCTATAGATAGCACTAAGTATACAGACAAAAGAAGGCCTAATCCAACTCTTGGAGTGGTTGCAGATATTGGAGGACACGCCCATGCCATCCAATAGTTGCTTGCTACTTGGAATATTTGGAAGAATGACTGTGCCGCCACTATTACTGGTGCTAATGCGCCACCATGAATAGCCGTCAGGTATGCCCAGTAGACCGTCTTGCCAATTCCTCCCTTTTCTCGTTCTTCCTCTTGTGTCAGCCTTCCTTTTTCATTGAGACCTTGCGAGACATCGTGTTCAGACTCTTGCTTAATTATGCCCTGAACTTGATCATCAGTGTCGTTTTCTCTCTCAAACTCATCATCACTATCTGCTAACTTTTGGCTCTCTGTTGACAAAATTCTGCTGGAACTCTCGGCATTTATAACAGAGTCAATTGCCTGACTATGGGCTCCGACTATGGCTTCAAATCCTATGTTCTGTTTAAGAAGATCATCAAATCTTCCTTTCTGCACAATCTTCCCATCCTGCATCACCTATTATTTTGTACCCCTCTTGGTTATTTTACATATTAACACGAACATACATGTATTATTTACGAACAAAAGCATTTTGTTATATACTTACTAGTATAAGGTCTGCAGCTGGAAGAAATTCAACTTGATGGGTCACATACAATATCGTTTTATCTTTAAGCATCCCCATCAGGCAATCCTGTAGAATAATATAGTAGTTCATTCTGTTAGCATTTATGCAGACTGATGTCTCTAAACCATTGAATAATAAGGAAAAGTAGTGATATTTATCGTGTTTGAATCATATGCGACTAAATTATGGACACATTTATGGGTTTATGGACACTAAATAAACAAACCTTGAAAAGTTGGGCTCCGGTGTGAGCATCTACTGCACTGAAGGGATCATCAAAGAGATATATATCTGCATCCTCGTACACTGACCTTGCAATCTGAATCCGCTGCTTCTGTCCACCACTCATGTTAATTCCTCTTTCTCCAATCTCTGTCAAATCACCATTTGCAAATAGCTCAAGATCTTTAGTCAATGCACAAGCTTGTATTATCTTTTCGTACTTTTCCTTGTCATATGGGTTTCCAAACAGAATGTTGTCTCTGATGTTCCCAGACAGGATCCAGGCAGTCTGAGGAACATATGCTCTGCTCCCACTGACCCTCACGGCCCCGGCTAGCTTAGGCATCTCCCCAAGTATGCATGATAATAGACTGGATTTCCCAGAGCCGACCATTCCACAGATTGCTACTTTCATCCCTCTCTTTACTTTTAAATTTACATCTGTTATAGTTGGAGATGTGGTTTCAAGTTCCCAGCTGAATGCTCCATGATCAATCTCCACATCATAGTCTGTGGCACTCCTTGGTACTTCTGTAATTGCATCGTCTTTCAATTCTTCTTCCTGGAGGTATTGTGCTACTCGATCAGCTGAAACTTTTCCTTGAGCAAACACCGAAAGTAAATCGGGAAGTGTGAAGATTGGATCTTGTAGCATCCGGAACGTTGCAAGAGCAGACAAAACAGTACCAGCTGTTAGAGGAATCCCCATCAATATACATGTACCGAATGTTATGGAGGATATGAATGCAGGGGACCCCCAAAATATGAATGTTGTGAAAGCTGTCAACCTCACAGATTTCCACAACCAATTGTGCTCCTCCCTTCGCAAAGCTTCTAGCTTTTGAAGGTACTCTGTATCCCATGCTTGAAGTTTCAGTATTTTCATGCTTCTAAGTACTTCCGTTGTTGCCTTCATTCTGTTGTCTTTAGCAGCCATGATCTCTGATTGCAACCTTTTCTGCAGTCTGGTCAGAGGAATATTGCAAGCCATTATTACCAGTGTTGCTGCTAAACCAGCCCATGCTCCAGCCCCTAGGTTTAGATAGAGAACATAGACTGCTAGAGAAAGCTGTATGGGTAACATCCAAATGTAGTTTGTGTACCATATAACATCGGTTATCCTCTGTATATCTACACTCATGTAGTTTATGATCTCTCCACTGGTATGCTTTTGCCTTGCACTGCAGGATAACCGGAGCCCCTTTTGATAGATGTGGGATATCAAAGCAGCTCGTAGCCGCATCCCGAGCCGTCGAGCCCCAAAAATCCACTGCCTCTGAGCTACTGTCTCCACAACTTTGGCACTTAAAAATGCAGCAGCAAGAATATAACCTTTTTTCAGTCCATACTTCCTCTCTCTCCCGAGGAACCTCACCAAGTCATTAATCAGTGATGGTCCAACATAGGACGCACATGCACATAGGATCGCAAATACTGCGTTGATTATTGCTTTTCTTCTAATAAATAGGAACATTGCTCTATAGATTGATAAAGTACTCAAACCATGCCTGCGTTCAACATCTGCCAGGATCCTTTTAAATGAATCAGAGAGCAAATCGGCATAGTCCCTTTCATCAATATCTGGCACATCATTCTTATCTAGAGGTTTCTTATATCCAGTAGCAAATAGAGGACCCATCCACGAGAAGGTGACGAGGTCCAGAACGCTTGCCCTGCCATACAGACATGTCCTTTTGGTTTCTGTCTGCTGTCCTGCAGATGGACTCAATAGTGGCTCTGTTATGCCGCTGTTTATTGAGATGATTCCTGTTTTTCCTCTGGCAGAAATTGCAAACAAATAAGAGCAGATAACAAGTGTGAACAGGTCCATCAATTCGGCAAACCCCACATATCCATGATCTGATAAACTGAACCTGAGATCAAATATCACACTGATTACTGATTGCAGAAAGCTAAGTATCAACCATGCCCGAATAATGAGCGGATGCTTTGCAGAATTTGTCTTCTGTAGACTGAATACTGCTAGTGACAATATTATCCAGGAGAGCACCTGTATGCCTTCACCCAGAACAAAAGGTGGGTACCTGCAACCACTTATTCTTCCTTGTAACTGCAGAAAGAATATCCTCAGGACATGAGTGGCTAATATAAGGAGGCAGCAGACTTTGCTTGCTTGATATGAGACGCCCAGCTTTATGTCTGCATTCTGTTGTTCCTGATTAGAATGCTTATTGCTTTCAGGAGTTGCAGTCTTCAATCTCTGCCTGCACCATCTGATTCTCTTGAACAGATACTGAGCCGCGATACTCGAGATAAATGCCAGTTGTATCAATACAAAAGTGCTCGTCCAGAAACAAGGTGAATATACTTCTGGCCATTCTCGCAGGTATTGCGATACAATGGAACCTGCAATGTTGTATAGCAAATTTGTGTGTCAAGAATCGACAACAGAATAAGTTATCCAACTTTATGAATATAACATAGTAGCTGCAGTTATGTCATGAATGTTCAAGAAAACAATAAACAACATGCTTTTTTATGAAAACTGGAATCCCATGCTTTTTAGGAAAACTGGAATCCCCTGAGTAAGACACTGGTCCACTTTGGCAAAGACTTGATTTGTTGATATATTTTGTCCAAGCTAGTTCTACCAGCAACAGTGGAACCCCACAAGATTAAAAACCATAGTATATTCTTCTATTATTCCACTTACTTATTCACATGAATATTCCTCATTCCTTAATGTCAGTATAAATGTCATGTTAAAAGAGACTGATAGTGGCAGGGGCAAAAAGGTCTAGAAAAGATGTACTATCATCCTTGGTTTCTTTTAGAGAGCTGCATAGGAGTGTTTGTTAGTCAGAGTGATATCATCTTTTTGCAGAAAGGATTTTAGGATTAAAACGGAACGCTGATCATTGCCCTTGACCTGGCTGTTATCGCTCCAGTTTGCAAAATTTCCTTTGAGGAGCATGTTTTGAACCTACAAGTTGATTGGCCCAGCCAAACATTCCTGTAGGTAAATTAATTAATGCAGCGATTTTTTTCGGGGAAGCAAAATTGAGCCTCACTTAGTTACATAACAAATGAACACATTCCACACAAACCACCGAGTGCCAACTAAATTACGGGCACATTCTTCTGCAGTTATACCCTCGTTGGaacacaaaaaaacaaccaaACAAACAAACCCTTACTAATAAGACTCGAAATTTCTTGCAGAATCCATTCGTTTGCAGGCCCAGAAAAGCAATACCAAAGGAGCGGGGGCTGAGGAAAGCCATGCAGTGCAATCGACTCGAGGAGAGGAGAAGAATCGGATGCATGGATGGATGAACCTGCCGTGTGCATGCAGGCGGGATGGGGATGGATCAAGACTTACTTGGCGAATCGCCGAGCAAAGCCGCGGCGCGGAGGAGGAACATCTCCTGCACCCTCGCGAGAGGAGGCGAGTGCAGGCCCCCTCCTCCTTCGTCCATGGCGCACTGAGGGTCTGTGGCAAAATgcgagtgagagagagagagagggagggagagaagggaacgagggagggagggagaggtgGCGACGGTGATATACGGAGGAGGCGGAGAGACCCTTTGGCCCTGATGGGCGCAGCTTTGGCGTGTAATGCAGAGCATGCCGTGTCAGAGGATCCAGAAATGAAAAGAAATGCGGTGCGGTTTTCACCCGGCTGCTCTGGTCTGGTGCACCATGCATGCATAGTGGATCTGTATGCATGTCCATGTCCTAGCGATTTGATGCTTGCTTGGTAAGGAGAATCGTCAATTTGGTATGGCAAACTGTTTAGGGTGCGGTGACTATTCAACTGAATCGTGTGGATTTTAGTATATTGGTACTCCCCCCTgatgctcttatatttctttacggagggaattagtgatctaaacgtttttatatttctttacgaatggaattagtgatctaaacgctcttatgtttctttacggagggagtagtatatgtATATAGTCTTACGTACCGAATGGAGTTCTTTGTAATAGATGATCTGAATCAGCGTGGTAAAGCGAATATTATGCCTGATATAGGCACCCTTTCCACAACCCACACGAGTTTATATTATCAGCAGTTCCATCCCATCCCTTGTGATTCAAGTGAAGGCGCACATCATCACTAGCTTTCCGTCCAATGCGCAGCGGCGCACTGGACGGCCAGGCGAGGTTAACGCGATCAAACGGCAGCCGTAGCCATCGCGACAGGTACGTGCAGAACAGCTTTAACCACGGACGACAAGAGAGCAAGGACAGTGCCGAGATTAGTAGCAGTATGATAAACAAAACAAATCTCCCCTATATATATTCCCCATCTCCTGATTCTGACCCGGCAGCACGATCGCATATGCTGATGCATCGGCGCGCAAaacggcaacggcgccagaaaatctGAGCACGGAAGTACATTTATATTTGTCTGGTGTCCACGGGAGAAGGGCCTCACGTGGTGCCGTGCCGTGCCGTGCCGTCGCGGCGAAAAGCTATGCCGGTTTTGTTAACTCGCCTGCATCATATGGCATGGCCGCCGTGCAGAGCTAGCTAGAGGCCGGAGAGTGCGACGAAACTTGAGCAGAAAAGGGCTGGCTTCAAAATTAATTAATCAATCAGATAGAAAAGGTTGCACATCAAATACTACTATAAATATACTTAATCCAAGCACATGCTGCCCAACGTCGTCACCTGACGCAAACGCATGGCGCGCCAAGCTGCTGCTGCAAGTGGTGAATGACGAGGTCTTGGCCGTGACAAGTCGACTCAGATTCTTAAAACAGAACCGAGCGAGGGAGGGCTTTTACCACCGGTGTTGCGCGTGCGAGACAAGCAGACAGAAACCAACGTGAATACTACTACGTGGTAGTACGTGGTAGGTTATATGCGACGCAGGATGGCGACGGCGCACTAGCGAGCGTGGCAAAGCTGCGTGGGCTCGGCCAGGCTTTACGCCGTCGTCGTCGTTTTCTATCCGATGGACCGGCCGGCCGGCCATCCGACGTGCTCGTGCTGGGTGGACGGCCACGTCTGCTCCTCCTCTATGCAAAAGGAGGCCACGGCGAAAAGGGGGACACGGCCGAGTGGTGGTAGGGCGGGGGAGCGGCGGGCCGCGG contains:
- the LOC125539654 gene encoding putative ABC transporter C family member 15; its protein translation is MLCITRQSCAHQGQRVSPPPPYITVATSPSLPRSLLSLPLSLSHSHFATDPQCAMDEGGGGLHSPPLARVQEMFLLRAAALLGDSPSSIVSQYLREWPEVYSPCFWTSTFVLIQLAFISSIAAQYLFKRIRWCRQRLKTATPESNKHSNQEQQNADIKLGVSYQASKVCCLLILATHVLRIFFLQLQGRISGCRYPPFVLGEGIQVLSWIILSLAVFSLQKTNSAKHPLIIRAWLILSFLQSVISVIFDLRFSLSDHGYVGFAELMDLFTLVICSYLFAISARGKTGIISINSGITEPLLSPSAGQQTETKRTCLYGRASVLDLVTFSWMGPLFATGYKKPLDKNDVPDIDERDYADLLSDSFKRILADVERRHGLSTLSIYRAMFLFIRRKAIINAVFAILCACASYVGPSLINDLVRFLGRERKYGLKKGYILAAAFLSAKVVETVAQRQWIFGARRLGMRLRAALISHIYQKGLRLSCSARQKHTSGEIINYMSVDIQRITDVIWYTNYIWMLPIQLSLAVYVLYLNLGAGAWAGLAATLVIMACNIPLTRLQKRLQSEIMAAKDNRMKATTEVLRSMKILKLQAWDTEYLQKLEALRREEHNWLWKSVRLTAFTTFIFWGSPAFISSITFGTCILMGIPLTAGTVLSALATFRMLQDPIFTLPDLLSVFAQGKVSADRVAQYLQEEELKDDAITEVPRSATDYDVEIDHGAFSWELETTSPTITDVNLKVKRGMKVAICGMVGSGKSSLLSCILGEMPKLAGAVRVSGSRAYVPQTAWILSGNIRDNILFGNPYDKEKYEKIIQACALTKDLELFANGDLTEIGERGINMSGGQKQRIQIARSVYEDADIYLFDDPFSAVDAHTGAQLFKDCLMGMLKDKTILYVTHQVEFLPAADLILVMQDGKIVQKGRFDDLLKQNIGFEAIVGAHSQAIDSVINAESSSRILSTESQKLADSDDEFERENDTDDQVQGIIKQESEHDVSQGLNEKGRLTQEEEREKGGIGKTVYWAYLTAIHGGALAPVIVAAQSFFQIFQVASNYWMAWACPPISATTPRVGLGLLLSVYLVLSIGSALCVFGRSMLVSLVGLLTAEKFFKNMLHCILRAPMSFFDSTPTGRILNRVSSDQSVLDLEIASKLGWCAFSVIQILGTIGVMSQVAWPVFAIFIPVTAICYVFQRYYIPTARELARLSQIQRAPILHHFAESLTGAASIRAYGQKDRFRKANISLVNNHSRPWFHNISAIEWLCFRLNMLSNFVFAFSLTLLVSLPEGFINPSIAGLAVTYALNLNGQLSSITWNICNTENKMISVERIMQYSRIPSEAPLIVDDHRPPNSWPKDGTINIRNLEVRYAEHLPSVLRNISCTIPGRKKVGIVGRTGSGKSTLIQALFRIVEPRVGTIEIDDVDLSKIGLHDLRGRLSIIPQDPTMFEGTVRGNLDPLNEYSDQHIWETLDKCQLGDIVRQSPKKLDSTVVENGENWSVGQRQLFCLGRVLLKRSNVLVLDEATASVDSSTDAIIQQTLREEFGDCTVLTVAHRIHTVIDSDLILVFSEGRIIEYDTPSRLLEDENSEFSRLIKEYSRRSKGF